Genomic window (Phycisphaeraceae bacterium):
GGCGGGCAGCAGGCGGGGCTAGTCGCGTTGGGTGGTGTGGTCCGCGCCAGTCTATGGAGCGGGACGGCCGAATCTTGGGTTGACTTGAACCCGACCAACTCGACGTGGTCTAGGGCCGAAGCGATCAGCGACGGGCAGCAGGCGGGCTGGGTCGTGGTGGACGACGTCACCCGCGCCAGTCTGTGGAGTGGGTCGGCCGAATCTTGGGTTGATCTCAATCCTGAAAGTTCGACGCTGTCCCGGGCCTATGCCACCAATGGCGAACATCAAGCGGGGTACGTTGAAGTGGCTGGGGTGTTTCGTGCCAGTCTGTGGAGTGGCACAGCAGCCTCGTGGATCGATCTGCACGCCTTTCTGCCGGTTGAGTTCAGCTCAAGTCAGGCCAGAGGCATCTCCAATGACGGTGTAACACTCTCTGTCGTTGGCTTCGGTTTCAACTCCGTGACTCAACGCGAAGAAGCCCTGCTCTGGACGATGCCACTGCCATCCGCATGCTACGCAGATTGCGATGAGAACGGCACGCTTGACACATTCGATTACATCTGCTTTGGCAATGCTTACGTAGCGAACGAGCCGTACGCAGATTGCGATGGTGATGGCGACTTTGATATCTTCGACTACATCTGCTTCGGCAATGCATATGCGGCCGGGTGTCCGTGACGACGTAGTTCCCAAAGATTTAGCGCCGGGTATTAGGGTGTTCGTGTGGCATGGACATGCTGCATGCTGTTACGTGAACACACTGCACGTCCGACATGCGTAAGATCACGCCCCAAACCACACCCTTTCCATCGGAGCACCCATGGCACGCACCCCACGAAAAGCATCCACACGCAGAACCACAAAGAAGACCACAACCCGCAAAGCACGCGGCAGCGCGTCGCCCGCGAGCGCAGGATCAGCACGCTCGTCGGACCTCAACATCGATCTGCTCCGCAGACTCTGTGAGATGCCCGGCGTGCCCGGGCGCGAGGAACGCGTGCGCGAGTTGATCGAGTCCGAGATCGACGGGCTGTTTGACGAGGTTCGCACCGACGCAATGGGCAACCTCATCTGCACACGCAAATCGCGCAGCAAGTCATCGAAGAACCCCACGCGTGTGATGCTGCTGTGCCACATGGACGAGATCGGGTTCTACGTGTCGTCGATCGATGAGAATGGGTTCCTCTGGCTCAACAACGCGGGCGGGTTCGATCCGCGCAATCTGTTCTCGCGCCGCGTACTTGTGTGCACAAAGCACGGCGACTTCAAGGGTGTGATGAATCCCGGTGGACGACCGATCCACATCTCTGCACCGGAAGAACGCTCGAAGGTGCCGCAGGTCAAGGAGTTCTTTGTCGACATCGGCCGCGACGTGTCCGAGGTGACAAAGCTCGTGCAGGTGGGCGACTTTGTTGTGATGGACGAGCCGTTCATCGAGGTCGGCAAGAAGGTTGTTTCAAAGGCGCTCGACAACAGGTTCGCGTGCTGGATCGGGATCGAGTCTATCCGCAAACTGGTGAACTCGAAGAAATCGCACGCGTGCGAGATCGTCGTCGCGTTCACGACACAGGAAGAGGTTGGCTTGCGCGGCGCAAAGACGAGTTCATTCGCAGTTCAGCCAGATATTGGCCTTGGTCTTGACGTGACTCTGTCATGCGACACGCCCGGCGTTCCAGCGAGCGAAGCGGTGACGAAGCAGGGCTCGGGGTTCGGTCTGCACATCAAGGACGGATCGTTCATCGCGAATGCTGACCTTGTCGACGAGATCGAAGCGTGCGCCATCAAGCACAAGATCACGTACCAGCGGACGATCCTCGCAGCGGGTGGTCAGGATGGCGCAGCTGCGCAGCAGGCCGCGGCAGGTGCGCGCGCGGTTGGCATCACCTGTGGCACGCGGTATATCCACACAGTCACAGAGATGATCGATACACGCGATCTCGGCGCAGCACGTGACGTTGTGACTGCGTATCTCGCTGAGGTGAAGTAAGCGGACGAACCTGTGACATCAACTGGCGAGCACTATCACAGGTTGCCTTTTATGGGCGATCTGCGGTGCGTGATTCTTTCTTTGCCGTCCAGGATTCCTCAGCGGCCAGAGCGTTGTACTTGACGAAGCTCTCCACCTGCTGCTCGGTTGGCTCTGCTTCGAGCCACGCGCGATAGTACAGTCCAGCAAGAACCGATGCTGAGTCGCACATTCTCTTTGCGATAAACACTTTGCCAGGGTCCTGTTGGAGTTCCCCGGACTTTTCAAGATCGTATAACGGCTCGAGCGAGTCGAAGCTTCGTTCGATGAGCGCGAGTGTTGCTTCCCACACGCTGTCGCTGCGAATCGCTGCCATTGGGGTTCGATAGGTATCAAGTCCTGCAAGATTCAGCGCGTGCAACGCGACGACATCGTCATCGATATACCGATGGAACCCAGAATCAGTCGTGTATCCCTTCGGATTGTCGCCAACCCAGCCGTGGTGGTGGATTGTTGTGTGCAATGGCTGGCCAGCATCACCGACGAAGTGGCTGAGTTGTCCCATCTCGCGGAGCACGTTCGCACGCGCAGCTGCGAGTTGACGCTCGCGTGCAGGGTCGGCAAGCGTTTCCAGAATCCGCACGGTGTTCATTGACGACACCAGCTTCGCGTAGTGTTCCATGATGGCGTAGGGCAGGAAACCGATCTTCTCTGGATCGAAACTGATAACACCTCTGCGTTCTGTTCCGGCATCGTTACCGTGAGCGGTTGTTCGAATGAGTGCATCAACATACTGGTACCGCAGTCTCGGGAGTGTGCGCAGCGTCAGCTTGTGATCAGTGAGCAGTTCGAGATCAATGTAATGATCGCCGTTGTTCTCGTGTGCGAGTGCTGGTGTGCGTGTGCCGCGCCAGCGGTCCGGCTCGTTGGACTGGTACGCTGCGATCTCAACAGCATCAGGTTCTCGCAGCCATGCTGGCACGTCATCGGGCAGGAGCGCGATTGCCAGTCGAGTGATGGTGCGATGCCCGGGCGCTGACCATGCGAATGTCATCGCAAGTGGGGCGAGCGCAATAACCAAAACAAATACAGCTCGGAACGATCGTGTGCGATGCAGCATCGTGGAACTCCGTCATGGGGAACATCACAATATGGCTGCTGAAGCCTTGGAGCGAACTCAATCGCTTTACACAAACTTGACATAGCTCAAGCCAGACTGTGTAGTTATGCGCTCGCAGCGTACTGCACCTCGGAAGTCTCCATTGTTTGTTGCGTGATGCAGTCGTGCGATGGTGCGCGGCATCGGGTTTCAGCGTTGGTGTAGAGGAACCGCCAGTGCATCGCCATTGCGGTAAGCACCGCGACGTGCCAGAGTTCGTGCGAGCCGACAACACCCGGGATGAGCACGGGCCATCCAATGCCCATGATGATC
Coding sequences:
- a CDS encoding M20/M25/M40 family metallo-hydrolase → MARTPRKASTRRTTKKTTTRKARGSASPASAGSARSSDLNIDLLRRLCEMPGVPGREERVRELIESEIDGLFDEVRTDAMGNLICTRKSRSKSSKNPTRVMLLCHMDEIGFYVSSIDENGFLWLNNAGGFDPRNLFSRRVLVCTKHGDFKGVMNPGGRPIHISAPEERSKVPQVKEFFVDIGRDVSEVTKLVQVGDFVVMDEPFIEVGKKVVSKALDNRFACWIGIESIRKLVNSKKSHACEIVVAFTTQEEVGLRGAKTSSFAVQPDIGLGLDVTLSCDTPGVPASEAVTKQGSGFGLHIKDGSFIANADLVDEIEACAIKHKITYQRTILAAGGQDGAAAQQAAAGARAVGITCGTRYIHTVTEMIDTRDLGAARDVVTAYLAEVK